The nucleotide sequence TTAAGACTATCCACAGTATTTTCAAGTGGAAAATTCTCAACCTTATGGCGAATAATAGGCCCAGGTTTTACTTTGATACCTAAAAATATGCATGTTTGGCTCTCCATTTTTTCAATGAGCtaatatattcaaaacaatattactgATTTATCTAAATCTTTACGATTTCCCAAAACAAACAACcgcaatgaaaatataaaacagaaaCTCGGAATTCAAGAAATCATGCAGAAATGACAAACGAAAAATCGTTTTGACAGCTGACTGACGTCCCGCCCGTCCGACCTTGGTCAATGAGTCCGACCCATTGGTCCTGACTCGATCTAAGCGTTCGACCCGTACGTCCGACACCCATGATtcatacagaaaatatttttatttatctgtgcAGAAGCGTGACTGTTGTTGCAGGACTCTCAGCTCCCACAAGGCTTCCACCTGCATCTATTGTGCATACCACATGTACAGGATGACAATGTAAATGGGCGCTTTTTATTGTGTCAATGTCAGTAATATatcaatagaaaaataacGTCATGCAATACTTGTCATAAGGCTCAGAAAATCGCCAGaaaattcttattaaaaataatgtgaattgGAGAAATGattgaaaatatagatatttttggaAAGAAAAGAAATCTATTTTCGGTATCAATATCTTGACGAGCTAATAAAATGACTTGAAAATGAAGAACGGATGTAACGAAACACTGGAGGCTAAAGTTGCGGAACGCAGTGAACGTGCCAAAAAGCTTTATCGGTGAGGTTTTCCTATTAgtaatcaatatataaataataataatcatcaataacaatttatccaaatttgtactaataagtaaattttgtaatcaaagataaaattatatacgttGATTACATTTTCAGGTATGTAACAGATGTAGCAAGACGAATAAGCGAGACAACAGCTGCAAGTCGAACGGTCGCTGATCTTTTTGCCACCCATTTAGAGGTTCAACGCCAAAAACTAAGGGACAACTGCGAAAAGTTAATGTTTTTAGACCCCTTAAATTATGGAAAGAAATCACTTGAGCTCCTCTGGAGAAAAGTATATTATGAAGTGGTGGGAGCTGCCAGAAAGTTGAAGGAGAGTGATACTGAATGTGACAGTTACTTGTTCAGTCATATTGTTTGTGGAGTAGGTCACTTTCACCATTTTATAACTATGATACAATCAGAATTGAAGATCAGTTTCAATGAATTGGATTATGCTTCCTTGAACAAAGACGAAGAAAGTGAGGAATCTAAAGATTCCCCAGAGGAAGAAGAGATACAATTTGGAAGATCCGCTTTACATTCATGTTTGATTTACCTGGGAGATTTGTGCCGCTATCAAGCAGAAATATTCCATACATATGATTCATCTATTGCAGCTCGTTACTATCTTCAAGCTGCTCACCTTGACATGTCATCAGGAATGCCATACAACCAACTTGGTAACTTATATTTGGACAAAAACTACAATTTAGATTCTGTTTGCTATTATATCCACTGTCTCAGTTGCTCCAATCCTTTTGAAGGTGCTCTGGGAAACTTgactaaaatatttgaaaagaaCATACAATTTTGTGAAACTGTAAGCACTTCTGAATCTATGACTCAGACTGaacatatacaaaatacagTTGCCAATTTCCTTTCTTTAATAGAGATTTGGTATCTCAGTAAAAATGATACCAATATTCCCCAGAGGTGCAGTTCTTTAGCACAGGAACTTAAAATTGCTATGGAATTTGAAAAATCTCCATTGCCtgatattaatgaaaactaTGATGAATATAACCAAGCTTTGGAGGAAGAGAACATGAACCCTTCTTATTTGAATGGCAATCTTGTGCATAAAATTGTGCAAATTTGCTTGTTTACAATGTCTAAAATGATGGAAACAGATGAGGTGAAAGCTTTTGCCTGTAAGGCGTTTACTTTAGCCTTACTATCACAGCTTTTGCAACAGCTATTGAAGCAGATTCAATCATTTGGCCTCAAGAATCCAGCAAGCAAATATTGCTCCAGGTCTCTACAACCACAAGAATCAGATGTAGAGGCACCTGATGATAAAGCTAATTTACAGGAAAAACCAGTTTCACCTATTCAAAATGGAGTTACAAAAGAACTTGAAGATGTGACAAAAGATAACAATGCCGATGGTGACACTGAGAAAATTCAAAATGgtgatgttaaaaataatactaaaaaaattcCTTCAAAGAGACGTCGCCGTAGACGAGCAGCATCATCAGAGAGCTCGGACATGAGTGATGCAGATACTGAGAGCAGTGAGGTCGACTCAGATGAGATCACTTCGGATGATGATTCATCCCAGTCTAGCTATCATTCTGAAGATCACGACTCTCACAGTGAGGACTCTATTGGAGATGGTTCTGATACAGAAACAACTAATGCAAAAGTTAATGGTGATGTTGAATCATCTAACAACAAACAAGCTCCAGAAATCAATGGAACTGGACCAACTACAAACAAAGATAATGAACACATTGAAAACAAAgataatgatataaatttggatgaaatacaaaagtttttacTTGGAAACAATGTTCTACCTAGCATCAAGTTATTACAAGACTGGATACTCACAGAAAAGGAATTGATTTTATCCTGTGGAGACAGTGGAGAGTCATTATTCCAATGTGTAGTTGATTTGCTCAATATTTTCTCACACCATTTTAATGCCAAGTTTGAAACCTATGGTGCTGACTgcaaaattctaaaatatgcAAATCAAGTCgccaaaaatttaatgttggaatacaaaacaataccACTACCTGAGGATGTAAATTTGCGTGGCACCAACATTTGTAAATTCGATAAAGATGCAGCTGAATGGCAAATACTGGACAGATATAAACCATCAGTATATGAAGAAAACATTATAAGAATTTTGAACTTCATTGATTTTGGCAATCAAATAGCAAAAATCGTTCCCCGGATTCGCTTCAACAgatctatgaaaatattttatttcaaaaagagTCAGCCGCCAAAGCTTAGCACTAAAGTGAACCATAAAAGAAGCAGAGAATGGCACAATTCCAAGAAACaacatgtaagtatttttaaactaatcaAAGTTAAAACTGAAGTTCCActtgttgtaatttttgttttcccTACATGTTCCATATTTGGTTTGGTTTGAGCCTCATTAGATGTAcatgatttgtttttgtattccCTTGTAAAATTTCCATTTGCCCAAAATCCGTactaattaaagaaaaaagttacatatctgtttatatttttgaaggcGGAGGCCGGCGAAGGCGGGTTACTTCGTCGGCTGGGTCGGCTGTGGCTGGTGTCGCAGGTGCGCGAGCTGGAGCGCGTGGGGCGGGTGTCCGCGCCCGCCCTCCTCGTGCTGGACTCCGCCGCCCTCAACAAGCACCTGCGCAGAGTCAAACAGCTGCTGCGCGCGCGCAACTTTACTCTTCTCATACCTTCTATTGGTAAGTCTGGGGTATTCTGGTGAtgctactatttatttttatggcgAATTCGTTGTGCctgttgaatataaataaaagtagtgAACAAGAATATGATGGCGTCAGATATCGTATCTCTTTTTTGATCAATTTGGTTTTAACTAAACAtgaaaatgattaataaattatttttatttatctatttatttgtatttatttaatgttttgttgtgaacatttacttaataaactatatataggTGCTTTAAGTGTCAAAAATGAGTACATTCATACTTTGACTAATTGattgaatgttttatttgacCGGCAGAGTGGTGGTGAAAGTATCGGTTGTGTACTGTACATGTCgtgattgtttgtttgtttgcttgcttgcttgcagTGCTTCAAGAGCTAGACTCGCTGAAGCGCGAGCAGAGCAGCGCGCGCGACGCCATCCGCTGGCTGGAGGCGCAGCTGCGCGCGGGCGCGCGTTGTCTGCGCGCGCAGCGCCCCGCCGAGGCGCGCGCGCTGCCGCTGCTCAAGTATCCCAGGAAGGCGCCCCCGCACGTCCACAACTTCATACAAATCCTCGAGTTCTGCAACCACTTCACCGCCGACGAGAAACACAGCCAAGGCGGCAACGGCGACCCCGACAGTTCGTTGCCCGGCAAGTCGGCCCCCTTGCTCATATTGCTCGTCGGCAACCAACCCGGGTCCGAGGAGGAACAGTACAAAGAGTTCAGCCTGACCGGGGCGGCGCAGTCGGCCGGCATCTCCATCGAACACATCGGAGATTTCTACACGAAATGGCGCCAAACGATCCATAAGAATGGCAAGAAAAGATGAACTCGTTCTCGTCACGGTGGGGTCTCGACTGCAGCGAAAGGATCGACAGCGAAGCTCGTCACTTTCGAAAACGGATTGAATCATCTCAGTCAGAATGATTATGATTGTATTCCAGCTCAAATTGCCAACTGAGAGTCAAATAACGTATGGGTATATTAACAATACCATGGCGTTGCTCAGATGAGCCCATAATTATTCGTTTCTGACTAATCCATCATCTCATTAAATCGTTTAGGTAGTTccatttcatatttcattcatcatcatatttttcacCATTCATATTGGTACCTTTCATTGTAAAATCATCGTATCATAAAGGGGATATCGTCGCGCGAATCAAATATTTCGGCTTGAATTATATACTTTGATGtcatatttgaattttgttattcaacaatatcatttttgttcATGAATAAATGTTCTCTTAACGAtaacaaagttttttatatgaaagtcgTGTTGATCTATGATTTAGCATTATCATTTCATCAATGCTAGCcattagaataaaatacatatattatgtatttactacTACAGTATATACTACTACAGTAGAATCTACAGTTTAATGAGATTCATACAGTTGTTAATGTTATCGGCGCACGGCGGCCGGGCAAAAACGAAACAAGATGCCTACGTTGACCATACAGGCAAAAAATATGAACgacttgatattattttacaaaagttaTATAACAGCCCTTTAAAATCTACATTTTCTCAAGCTTTTAATTAGTTTCAcctgtatttgtttgtaatcaaaACTTGcactttaatttcatttcaccTAGGTATATCTACTTCCACTTGTacacagagttgaaatttcgcaCCTTGCATGACAATGCATAATTATGATAgacattcataaaaatacattttcatggAAACTGATGCAACTTCCAACAATTCAAGTAATCGTCATCCTGATGGTGCatccaggatcggctcccaacgagggaactgcTCAACGCTTTACAACACTGACATGGTTtattgtcacgcgttgaatgctaCAAGATCTCTCACTACAAAAAAAGGggctaaaattatttttttgtaaaaaatcttgttttgATTACTTATTGTAACACAACCACCTAAGTACttgtctaaaatattataaatttgtgaccatattgcatttataaaatgccCTCATTCTCATTACACAAACATTCTTTAGAGATAAACACGAATGAAACGTGCCGAAGCAGAGCCTAGTTTCTTATCGCTTCAATTTGCTTACGTCACTCACTGCGATGTATTCGATATTAGCAAAATTTAATTCGCTTGTTCTTTTACCCAACTTACAAAGCAAAGCCTAAAACATATAGCCGATTAGACAGAGAAATATGTAGTGTAGATAAAAATTatcgcaaaaaataatatgaaaactcATTTCTCTTCCTTTAGCCATAATCTTAacgagaaataataataataaacggACAGCACTCAATGGTCCCCAGAAACGCATACAAGCACAACACACCAAGAATCGCAAACTGAAAATATCTGcgattacaaatacaaatattagccAGCGTTGGGAATCGAATCCAGTACCTTTAGATAGCGGACGGGTGTAGTGACCACAGCGCCATAAGAAGTGGTAAGGAGGGCTACAGACAACACGAGATAGGTATAggtacaagtttatttgttaacgtgtctgtctgtggcatcgtagctcccaaacggatgaaccaattttcgttgtttttttttgtgtcatagaaaattttatcccgagtgttcttagatttcatgaaaatcggttcagccgttcaaaagttgcagCGAAgagaatattgaaagtcggggattttttaatttgtaaactctaaacttataacacctctctttttgcgtcgggggttaaaaataaacgttttaccTACTCgttcaaaagattttttgtttctttcataattgttacattattaagtacttatttgaaaaaagtcTACCAACGTGTGAATCTG is from Plodia interpunctella isolate USDA-ARS_2022_Savannah chromosome 15, ilPloInte3.2, whole genome shotgun sequence and encodes:
- the Smg5 gene encoding nonsense-mediated mRNA decay factor SMG5, producing the protein MKNGCNETLEAKVAERSERAKKLYRYVTDVARRISETTAASRTVADLFATHLEVQRQKLRDNCEKLMFLDPLNYGKKSLELLWRKVYYEVVGAARKLKESDTECDSYLFSHIVCGVGHFHHFITMIQSELKISFNELDYASLNKDEESEESKDSPEEEEIQFGRSALHSCLIYLGDLCRYQAEIFHTYDSSIAARYYLQAAHLDMSSGMPYNQLGNLYLDKNYNLDSVCYYIHCLSCSNPFEGALGNLTKIFEKNIQFCETVSTSESMTQTEHIQNTVANFLSLIEIWYLSKNDTNIPQRCSSLAQELKIAMEFEKSPLPDINENYDEYNQALEEENMNPSYLNGNLVHKIVQICLFTMSKMMETDEVKAFACKAFTLALLSQLLQQLLKQIQSFGLKNPASKYCSRSLQPQESDVEAPDDKANLQEKPVSPIQNGVTKELEDVTKDNNADGDTEKIQNGDVKNNTKKIPSKRRRRRRAASSESSDMSDADTESSEVDSDEITSDDDSSQSSYHSEDHDSHSEDSIGDGSDTETTNAKVNGDVESSNNKQAPEINGTGPTTNKDNEHIENKDNDINLDEIQKFLLGNNVLPSIKLLQDWILTEKELILSCGDSGESLFQCVVDLLNIFSHHFNAKFETYGADCKILKYANQVAKNLMLEYKTIPLPEDVNLRGTNICKFDKDAAEWQILDRYKPSVYEENIIRILNFIDFGNQIAKIVPRIRFNRSMKIFYFKKSQPPKLSTKVNHKRSREWHNSKKQHAEAGEGGLLRRLGRLWLVSQVRELERVGRVSAPALLVLDSAALNKHLRRVKQLLRARNFTLLIPSIVLQELDSLKREQSSARDAIRWLEAQLRAGARCLRAQRPAEARALPLLKYPRKAPPHVHNFIQILEFCNHFTADEKHSQGGNGDPDSSLPGKSAPLLILLVGNQPGSEEEQYKEFSLTGAAQSAGISIEHIGDFYTKWRQTIHKNGKKR